CTGCGCGGCGGGAAGACCATCGAACGCACCCGCCATTCCACCACTCCGGAGACCGTCTCATCCGGGCGGTGGCGGTAGGACCTCACCTCCACCCGCTCGCCGGGGCGCACGCGCCCGAAGGCCTGGCGGGTGCCGTCGTCGTCGGTGAGCCAGGCCTCCTGGACCTCGATGTCGCGCGAGACATTGCGCAGGTACACACGCTTGGCGTGGCGTTCGATCGCCCACAGTTCGGAGGCGTCGCCGCGCAGGAGTTCCTCGCGGCGGGAAGTGAACGTGGACAGGACGTTGCTCAGGGAGCTCATGGAGCACAGGCTAACGCAAAGAGTGGTACCCCAGGTGGGACTCGAACCCACAACACACGGATTTTGAGTCCGTTGCCTCTGCCAATTGGGCTACTGGGGCGTGCGGGCCATACTTTAGCCGAGCGCCGCACCACCGAAGTAATCGCTCGGGCGCCTCAGTACACTCGGCAGACGTGAGCGACACCAAGAGACTTCTGCTGATCGACGGCCACTCCATGGCGTTCCGGGCCTTCTACGCCCTACCCGCGGAGAACTTCTCCACCACCGGGGGCCAGCACACCAACGCGGTCTACGGTTTCCTGTCGATGCTGGCCAACATCATTGCCGAGGAGCAGCCGGACCACGTCGGCGTGGCCTTCGACGTCGGGCGCAAGACCTTCCGCACCGAGATGTTCCCGGAGTACAAGGCCCAGCGCGAGGCCGCCCCGCCCGAGTTCAAGGGTCAGGTGACCATCATCGACGAGGTGCTGCAGACCCTGGGCATCACCACGATGAGTGTAGAGAACTACGAGGCCGACGACATCATCGCCACGCTGGTCACCGCGGCGAAGCAGTCCGACTACGAGATCCTCATCGTCACCGGCGACCGCGACTACCTGCAGCTCGTGGACGACTCCACCACCGTGCTCTACCCGATGCGCGGGGTGTCCACCCTGCACCGCTTCACTCCCGCGGCCGTGGAGGAGAAGTACGGGCTCACGCCGCAGCAGTACCCGGAGTTCGCGGCGCTGCGTGGCGATCCCTCCGACAACCTGCCCAACATCCCCGGGGTGGGCGAGAAGACGGCCACCAAGTGGATCCAGGAGTACGGCACCCTGGACGAGCTCATCGCCCACGCCGACGACATCAAGGGCAAAGCTGGCGACTCGTTCCGCGAGCGCATCGACCAGGTGAAGATGAACCGCACGCTCACCGCGATGGTCACCGACATGGAGCTTGCGGTGGGCCCCGACGACCTCGACCTCAAACCCGCGAAGGTTTCGGAGATCGCCGAGCGTTTCGACGAGCTCGAGTTCGGCACCAACCTCCGCGAGCGCATCCTCTCCGCCGTGCCCACCGACAACTCCTCGCCCGCCGAGGCAGTGGTCGAGCTCGGCGACGTCGTCATCGACGAAGGCCCGCTCGACGAATGGCTGGAGCCACGCTCCGGTCAAGGCCTCGCCCTTTACGTTACCGGCAATGCGCAGCCCGCCCGCGGCGATACCACGGCGATGGGGATCGTCGATAAGCAGCGCCACGCCGTGGCCGTGGAACTGGCGGAGCTATCCCCGGACGAGGAGAAGGCGTTGGCCGCGTGGCTGTCCTCCGCAGACCCCAAGTACCTGCACGGTGCCAAGGCCGTGTTCCACATGCTGGCGGGACGTGGTTTCGAGCTCGCCGGGATCGCCCACGACACGGCCATCGCGGCGTACCTGCTGCGCCCGGGCCAGCGCACCTACGAGCTCGGCGACGTCTACCAGCGTCATCTGCAGCGCCAGCGCTCCGAGCCCGACGGCCAGATGTCGCTCATGGGCGACACCTCGCTCACCGATTCCGCCGCGGCGATCCTCGAGCTCGCTGAGGAGCTGACCCGGCAGCTGCAGGACATCGACAGCTTCGAGCTCTACCGCGACCTGGAGCTGCCCCTGGTGGACATCCTCGCCCGGATGGAGGCCGCGGGCATCGCGGCCGACGTCACCGTGCTCGAGGACCAGCTCAAGACCTTCACCCAGCAGGTCGCTGACGTGGAGGAGCATGCTCGGGGGCTCGTCGAGAAGCCCGACCTCAACCTGTCCAGCCCGAAGCAGCTGCAGGAGGTGCTCTTCGAGCAGCTCGGCCTGCCCAAGACGAAGAAGACCAAGACGGGCTACTCCACCGCGGCAAAGGAGGTCGAGCAGCTCGCGGTCAAACATCCGCATCCGTTCCTCGACGACCTGCTCGCGCACCGCGAGTACCAGAAGATGAAGTCCACGCTCGAGGGCCTGATCAAGACCGTGCTTGACGACGGCCGTATCCACACCACGTTCAATCAGACCGTCGCCTCCACCGGGCGCCTGTCCTCCACCGAGCCGAACCTGCAGAACATCCCCGTGCGCACCGAAGCCGGCCGCCGCATCCGCTCGGCATTCACCGTCGGCGAAGGGTACGAATGCCTGCTCACCGCCGACTACTCGCAGATTGAGATGCGGGTCATGGCGCACGTGTCGCAGGACCCCGGGCTCATCGAGGCGTACAAGGAGGGCGAGGACCTGCACAACTTCGTCGGCTCCCGGGTGTTCGACGTGCCCATCGACCAGGTCACCCCGGAACTGCGCCGCCGCGTCAAGGCCATGAGCTACGGCTTGGCGTACGGGCTCAGCGCCTTCGGACTGTCCCAGCAGCTGGACATCCCGGCCGGCGACGCCAAGGCCATCATGGAGAACTACTTTGAACGCTTCGGCGGGGTGCGCGACTACCTCACCGCGGTCGTCGAGCAGGCGCGCAAGGACGGCTACACCTCCACCGTCTTCGGCCGTCGTCGCTATCTGCCCGAGCTAAACTCCGACAACCGCATCGCCCGGGAGAACGCGGAGCGCGCCGCGCTCAACGCGCCGATCCAGGGCACGGCCGCGGACATCATCAAGGTGGCGATGATCCGGGTGGAGCGGGAGTTCCGCGCGCAGGACGTGAAGTCACGCGTGCTGCTGCAGGTGCACGACGAACTAGTCGTCGAGGTGGCTCCGGGCGAGCTGGAGAAGGTCACCGCCATCGTGGAGAAGGAGATGGACGGCGCGATCACCCTGCGCGTGCCGCTCGAGGTGTCGGCGGGCACCGGGCAGAACTGGGACGAGGCCGCCCACTAACCCTGGTTGAGCTGGCTCAGCTGCTCACCGGGCGGAAAGGGGAGCCGGTACTCCGTGCCGACATCGCCCACCGCATCGGTGAGTGCCGTGGTCACCACCACCTGGCGATCATCGAGGTGCCTGATCCGGACCACGTTGTCCGCGTGCAGGAAAGACCCGGTGAGAAAACTCAGGCCCCGTTCCTCCAGGACCGCCTCCGCCTCGAGCCATTCGTCCACCGGCTCCAGGTGCCTGCCGAGCCGGTCGATGGGCACACATCTGGGGGCGTGAGACTCCATGTCGATCCATCCGATGACCTCGCCGTCATCGCGGCGATGGGGGATCCAGGAGGCTGGGATCGTAGGCATGAACCAATCATAGTAGGAGGATTCTGTAATAGGTATCACTCCCGGCTACCGCAGGCTGGGGATAACCCCGCTCGCGGAGCACTTGTCCACAGGCACGGGGCACGGTGACTGCGTGGTCGGCGGGCACGCGCCAGACTGAACACCGAACCGAACACAGTCTCAACTTCAGGGGGGAAATCCGATGGCCCGCGGGCAGGAATCAATCAAGGACAAGGTGCGCAAGCTGCTGAACCAGGCGGCTGACCAGGAAGGGACACCCGAGGCAGCCCTCTTCTACGGCAAGGCCTTCAGCCTCATGGCCCGCCACGGCTTCGACGAACGTGACCTCGGGAGAGACGGCGCACAGCGCGGGATGCAGCGGCTGGACACGGACTTCTCGGGCAGCTACTCGGACATGCAGATGAACCTGCTCAACACCCTCGCCCACGCTCTGCACTGCGTGGCCGTGGCCTCTCGCCGACCCCGGGCGGTCGGCGTGGTGTCCGGGTCGGTCTTCGGCCTGCGCCCGCATGTCGAGCGCGTCGAGCTGCTCTTCACGCTGCTCAACCCGATGATGGCGGGGCTCTCCACCGGCGCCGGAAACACGGTGGCCCAGCGCCGGTCATTCATGGCAGGTTTCGCCGCCGAGACGGGACGGCGTCTCACGGAGGCCGAGGCCGAGGTCGGCCGGGAACACCAGGGTTACGGTCTGGCGCTTATCGACGACCGTGAGCAAGCCCGCTCCTTCATGGAGGAGTCCGTGGACGGGGTGGCCAACCACCGGCGGCGGGCGAGGTTGGACGCCGACGCCTACACCCGCGGAGCCTCTGCCGCCCGACGCGCCGACCTGGGCCAGACCCGGCTCGCCGGCTCCCGTGGTCTGCCGCAGGCGGGTTAGTCGCTCAGCGTGGCCGAGAAGATCACGCTGCCCGGGAAGATCCGGCCGCGCAGCGGGGACCACTGGCCCCAGGACTGCGTGAGGTGCTCCGGCCATTCCGGCTCGATCACCCGGTCGAGAAGGAAACCGGCTCCGGTCAGCGCCTGTACCCAGTCGCCGAAGGTCCGGTGGTACTCGGCGTAGGTCAGGGTGCCGTCGTCTGAATATTCGAGGTATTCACGTTCGAAGTAGGAGAGCTGCGCCAGCAGTCCCGCCGGCCCGGGATCGTCGGGGAAGACCCAGCGCATGGGGTGGTTGACGGAGAAGACCAGCCGGCCACCCGGTCGCAGGACGCGGGCGACATCCGCGAGCACCGCCGCCACATCGGGCACGAAGGGCAGGGCGCCGAAGGCGGAGAAGACCACGTCGAAGGCGCTGTCGCGGTAGGGCATCGCCTGCACGTCCGCCTGCACCAGGGCGGCCCCGGAGGTGGCGGACCGGGAGAGCATCTCCCGTGAGATGTCGAACCCGGTGACAAACCCGGCGCCGTCCGCGGCGAGCCACGTCGCACATGAGGCGGATCCGCAGCCCAGCTCGAGAACGCTCGCTCCGCTTGTGTCCCCGAGCAACCTCGCCTCGGACTCCGACAGCATCTCCGGGCACCAGTGGAATCCGTCGAGATAGCTGGCGTGTTCCTCGTGGTATCGGCTCGCGTCCGCGTCCCAGTGGCGGCGGTGAACGTCGCCGACGGAGTGCTCGTTCATGGGGCTCCTGTGACTGAGGGGATTAGGCTTCCGAGCACTCGTTTTATTTGCTCGAGCAGGTAAAATAGCGTACTGTTTATCGGGCGTGTCGTTTCGTCGGCGTGCCCGCGGTCATAATAGGAGGACCGCGGACATGGCCGCGATGAAATCAAGCCGGAAACCGGCAGGTTCCCAGGTTCGATAGACACGTTACTGTCCACTCACTATCTCCTAGCATTCCGGAGCACTAATAAATATGCCCACTTCTAACGCACCTCAGGTTGCCATCAACGATATTGGTACCGCTGAGGACTTCCTCGCCGCGATCGACGCGACCATCAAGTACTTCAACGACGGCGACATCGTCACCGGCTCTGTCGTCAAGGTCGATCACGACGAGGTTCTGCTCGACATCGGTTACAAGACCGAAGGTGTCATCCCGTCGCGCGAGCTCTCCATCAAGCACGACGTCAACCCGGACGAGGTCGTCCAGGTCGGCGACGAGGTTGATGCCCTCGTCATGACGAAGGAAGACAAAGAAGGCCGCCTCATCCTGTCCAAGAAGCGGGCTCAGTACGAGCGCGCGTGGGGCCGGATCGAAGAGCTCCAGGAGAAGGACGAGCCCGTCACCGGCACCGTCATCGAGGTTGTCAAGGGCGGCCTCATCCTGGACATCGGCCTGCGTGGCTTCCTGCCCGCCTCCCTCGTGGAGATGCGCCGCGTCCGCGATCTCGAGCCGTACATCGGCCAGGAGATCGAGGCGAAGATCATCGAGCTGGACAAGCACCGCAACAACGTCGTGCTGTCCCGCCGCGCCTACCTCGAGCAGACGCAGTCCGAGGTCCGCTCCGAGTTCCTGCACCAGCTCCAGAAGGGCCAGGTCCGCAAGGGCGTTGTGTCCTCCATCGTCAACTTCGGCGCCTTCGTCGATCTCGGCGGTGTCGACGGCCTGGTTCACGTTTCCGAGCTGTCCTGGAAGCACATCGACCACCCGTCCGAGGTCGTCACCGTCGGTGACGAGGTCACCGTCGAGGTTCTCGACGTCGATCTCGACCGCGAGCGTGTCTCCCTGTCGCTGAAGGCGACCCAGGAGGATCCGTGGCGTGTCTTCGCCCGCACCCACGCCGTGGGCCAGATCGTCCCGGGCAAGGTCACCAAGCTCGTTCCCTTCGGTGCGTTCGTTCGCGTCGAAGAGGGCATCGAGGGCCTCGTCCACATCTCCGAGCTGGCCCAGCGCCACGTGGATGTCCCGGACCAGGTTGTCGGCGTCAACGAAGAGGTCATGGTCAAGGTCATCGACATCGACCTCGACCGTCGTCGCATCTCCCTGTCGCTCAAGCAGGCCGACGAGGACTTCACCGAGGAGTTCGACCCGTCCCGCTACGGCATGGCCGACTCCTACGACGAGCAGGGCAACTACATCTTCCCGGAGGGCTTCGACGCGGAGACCAACGAGTGGATGGAAGGCTTCGACGAGCAGCGCGCTGCCTGGGAAGGCCGCTACGCCGAGGCAGAGCGTCGCCACCAGGCACACGCTGCCCAGATCGAGCGTCACCGTGTCGCCGCAGAGGAAGCCGCCGAGCAGACGGCCAACTACTCCTCTGATTCGGCCGAGGACGCCGAGGGTGAGTCCACTGGTACCACCCAGCCCGCCGAGGAGCCGCAGGGTGGATCCCTCGCCTCCGACGAGCAGCTCGCCAAGCTCCGCGAGAAGCTCGCCGGCAACTAGGCTTAGCGTCTAGTCGGGCAGTTCCCCGCCACCACTGCTTCTACAGGGTGGGGGCGGGGAATTTTTCTGTGCCCGATCAGAATGCGTCGGTTCAGACCTCGCGGTGTTTACCCGGAGCACGCTGCACGTCCGTGGCTGCGATGTTCGTCTGTGGCGTGAGCTTGGGGGAATTCAGGGCGAGGGCAATCCCCGTGGGCAGGGAGGGCGAGGGTGTTGTCGCCGCACGGAGGCGTTGAGGGGACGTCGTCAAGCGGTGAAATGCCGACAGACCTGCTGCCTTTGCTGAGGACCGACATGTTCTTGGGATGGAGATGCCCGTTCCCGGTGGGCCACGCGCGGGCCGGCTGGGAGAGCCAATTCCGGGTGCTCAGCCGGGACCGGGACGACCTAGTGCAGCCTGAACCGGCACGATCTTGCCGGTTCCGGTGGTTAACGCAGTTGGCCGGGGTCCTCTTGTTCGTCAGGCCAAAGAAACGCTACGATTATGCCGTTTTCCTCATTAGGGCTGCAGCCGTGGACGATGTCACAGAACGCAGCCCGAATGCGGGCAAGCACTAGACGTTCCACTACCGGAGCCGCAGTCACGCGCGAGCCGGGGAATGTGGACACCGGCAAGAGAGATTCGTTCATGGCATCAAAGATCCAGGGCACAGCCCAGCACATCGTCGACAACCTCGGCGGAGCAGACAACATCGCCAGCCTCACCCACTGCGCCACCCGCCTGCGTTTCCAGGTGCGGGACCAGTCGGCAGTGGACCAGGCTGCGCTGGACAGCGATCCGGCCGTCCTCGGCGTCGTCCCGCAGGGCAGCACCGGCATGCAGGTGATCATGGGAGGCGGGGTGGCCGACTACTACCAGGCCATCAACGGCCTCGACTCCATGCAGGGCCTGGCGGACGGGGAGTCCCGGCCCGCGAGCGGGAAGAAAGAGTACGGCGGGGTCCGCAGCCGCTTCGGCTGGGTGGACTACGCCTTCGAGTTCCTCTCCGACACCTTCCGCCCCGTTCTCTGGGCGCTGCTCGGTGCCTCGCTCATCATCACCGGCCTGGTGCTCGCCGACACGCTCGGTTTCCAGGAGTTCCGTGCCCCGCTGGAGGAGCAGCCGCCGACGTATCAGTTCCTGCACGCCATGTGGCGCAGCGTCTTCTACTTCCTGCCCATCTTCGTTGGCGCCACCGCCGCCAAGAAGCTCGGCGCCAACGAGTGGGTCGGCGCCGCCATCCCGGCCGCGCTGTTCACGCCGGAGTTCGCCGGCATGAAGGAGACCGCCCGCGAGATCCCCACGGCCATCGAGGGTCAGTACACCTACGTCACCGACGTCTTCGGCCTGCCCATGGTCATTCAGGATTATGGCGGGCAGGTCTTCCCCCCGATCTTTGCGGCGATCCTGCTGTTCTTCCTGGAGAAGCTGCTGAAGAAGATTTTCCCGGCCGCCGTGCACATGGTGTTCGTGCCCTTCATCTCGCTGCTCATCATGATCCCGCTCACCGCCTTCGTCGTCGGGCCGTTCGGCCTCGGCATCGGTAACGGCATCGCCCACATGCTCTCCGCCATCAACGACTTCTCGCCGTTCATCCTGGCCGTGGTCATTCCGCTGCTCTACCCCTTCCTCGTGCCGCTCGGCCTGCACTGGCCGCTCAACGCGATCATGCTGGTCAACATCACCAACCTCGGCTACGACTTCATCCAGGGCCCCATGGGCGCATGGAACTTCGCCTGCTTCGGCGTCGTCGCCGGCGTGCTCATCCTCTCCGCGCGGGAGAAGAATCGCCCAATGCAGCAGGTCGCCACGGGTGGTCTGCTCGCCGGACTACTGGGCGGCATCTCCGAGCCCTCGCTCTACGGCATCCTGCTGCGGTTCCGGAACTCCTACGCCCGCCTGCTGCCGGGCTGTCTCGTCGGCGGCATCATCATGGGCTTCTTCAACGTCGAGGCCTACGCCTTCGTCTTCACCTCGCTGCTCACCATCCCGGCCATGTCCCCGGCGCTGGGCTACACCATCGGCATCGCCGCGGCGTTCTTCACCTCGATGATCCTCGTGCTTGTCTTCGACTACCGCAGCGCCGCGGAGAAGGAGGAGGTGCGCGCCCGGATCGCCGCCGAGCGTGAGGCCGCCAATGAGGCGGAGGACGAGCGTATCGACGCCGCCGCTCCCGCCCCCGCCATGGCCACCGGAGTCGTCACCGAACTCACCGCCCCCCTGGAAGGCCGGGCCATCGACATCTCCGAGGTCCCCGACGAGGCCTTCGCTTCCGGGGCCCTGGGCAAGGGCATCGCCATCGAGCCCACCGGCGACACGGTCGTCGCCCCCGCGGACGGCAAGGTGCTCACCATCCAGAAGACGGGCCACGCCGTGGGCCTGCGCCTGGACAACGGCATCGACCTGCTCATTCACGTGGGCATCGACACCGTGAAGATGGCCGGCGAAGGATTCACCACCCACGTGGAGAAGAAACAGCAGGTCAAGTCCGGCGATCCCCTCATCACCTTCGACCGCGAGGCCATCAAGGCAGCCGGCTATCCGGCCGTCACGCTTGTCCTGGTCTCCAACACCAAGAAGTTCGCCGACGTCCTGCCGGTCCCGGCCGAGCACGTCAACCTGGGCACCCCGGTCATCAGCGTCACCGCCAAGCAGGAGGCGGCAGCACCCGCCGACGCCTAGTCTGGGCGGCATGAAAAAGATCGGACTCACCGGAGGAATCGGAAGCGGGAAATCGACCGTCGCCAAGCAGCTGGCGGCGGCGGGTTTTCCTGTCGTGGACGCTGACCAACTGGCCCGCGAGATCGTCGAGCAGGGTCAGCCCGCGCTGGCCCGGCTGGTCGAGGCCTTCGGCGACGAGATCCTCGCCGCCGACGGCTCACTCAACCGGGCGGCGCTGGCCGAGCGCGCGTTCTCGAGCCAGGAGGGCACGGACACACTCAACTCCATCACCCACCCGGCCATCCGCGCGCTGACGGACCAGCGCTTCGCCGAGGCCGAGGAAGCCGGAGTTGAGGCGGTCATCTACGACATGCCTCTGCTCGTCGATCTCGGGCTGGACAAGGGGATGGACTTCGTTGTCGTGGTCAGTGCGTCGGAAGATGTCCGGATCCAGCGCCTCGCCGCCAGCAGGGGAGTCGACGAGGCGGACGCGCGCCGCCGCATGGCCGCGCAGATCGACGAGGCCACCCGCAACGCGGCCGCCGACGTGGTCATCGACAACAACGGTGGGCTGGACGAACTCGGGCCCCAGGTGGACCTGTTGATCGAGAAGATCAGTAGTTGGGAACCTCGCCCGTCATAATCACTTTGTCCTGCGAGCTGTCCCACGTGAACTGAGCGTGGGATTCACCGGAGCGATTGGCGTTACCCTCGCCTGGCTTGGGCCAGTGGTACACGACGGCGATGGAGGAATCCGAGGTCTGGGTCACCGTCGGCGCGAAGCCGTAAGTCTTGGCGGTGGCAGTCCCCAGGTACTCGCCGTTGTGGTAGAGCAGGATGTGATACGGCGAGCTGGCGGTGGCGCTTTCGATACCCAGGACGGTGTAGGAGAGATCCGCGCAGGGGTCGAAGTCTCCGGTGCCGGCGCGGGAGAACGCCCAGGTGCCGATTTCGGCAGGGGGCAGTGATGCGGCGGCCTCGTTCACCGCGTCCTGAGCAGAGACGGCGGAGCAGTCGCCCCCCGTCGAGGCACCGGATTGTTCGCACGTGATGGTCTTGGCCAGGAGTTCCTCCGGAATGCCCTGCTGCTGCAGCGCTGCCTTGTCAAAGCACGGGAAACCCGTGAAGCTCTGGCCAGACGGCTGCACCTGAGTCCACCCCCGGTTCTGCCAGTGCAGCATCCAGGAGTGGTCGGTCTGCACCCGGCCGGCCCTGGCCTACTCGCCGTCGCAGTATGCCACGCTCACGGGAGACGCCGGGCTGGCGGCGGTGACAACGTCCGGTGCGCAGCGTTCGGAAGTGTCCGCGAGTGCCGTGGCTGTCGCTGTCGTCGGCTCGGCGGTGTCCTCGGCCGGCGTCGCCGTCGGGGGAATGGCGGTGGTGGTCACTGCAGCCACGTCGGTGGACGGCTCCAGGCTGCCCCAGAACCAGAACGCGCCCGCCACCACGGCGATCACCGCGATGACGGCGACGACCGCAGCGACAATGAGGCCGGTCTTCGGGCCGGGCGCCTCGGGGCTGTCCTCCCAGGGGTTCGTGGTCGACATGGATTCTCCATTCTTGAGAGCGGCTGTGAAGTTAGCTTTCTGCGGAGGTTAACACTGAGGTGTGCAGACAGCCGTCGACAAGCGGCGACATGGGGCCTGATCCCCGCCGTTGTAAACTCTGACGCATGGCATTTCCCGCTGAGCAACCCGTCATCCCGCACTCCGATTTCCGGCCCGTCGGCGAGGTGGAGCGCACGGGTGACCGCTTCGAGGTCATCAGTGAATATGAGCCCTCCGGCGACCAGCCCGCGGCCATCAAGGAGCTCAACGAGCGGCTCAACAGGGGAGAGGAGGACGTCGTCCTGCTCGGCGCCACGGGTACCGGTAAGTCGGCGACGTCGGCGTGGCTGATCGAGAAGCAGCAGCGCCCGACGCTAGTCATGGCGCCGAACAAGACCCTCGCCGCACAGCTGGCGAACGAGCTGCGCGAGCTGCTGCCCAACAACGCGGTCGAGTACTTCGTCAGCTACTACGACTACTACCAACCCGAGGCGTACATCGCGCAGTCGGACACCTACATCGAGAAGGACTCCTCCATCAACGAGGACGTCGAGCGCCTGCGCCACTCCGCCACCTCGGCGCTGCTGTCTCGCCGCGACGTCGTGGTCGTCTCCTCGGTGTCCTGCATCTACGGCCTGGGCACCCCGCAGTCCTACCTCGACCGCTCACTGGTGCTGCGTGTCGACGAGGAGATCGACCGGGATCGTTTCCTGCGCCTGCTCGTGGACATCCAGTACGAGCGCAACGACTACGAGTTCAAACGCGGAGCCTTCCGCGTCAAGGGCGACACGGTGGACATCATCCCCGCGTACGAGGAGGTCGCCGTGCGCATCGAGTTCTTCGGCGACGACATCGAGGCGCTCTACTACATCCACCCGCTGACCGGCGACGTCATCCGCCGGTGCGACGAGATCCGCATCTTCCCGGCCACGCACTACGTCGCCGGCGAGGGGCGCATGGCCAGCGCGGTGGAGTCCATCAAGGAGGAGCTGGCCATGCGGCTGGCCGATCTGGAGAACCGCGGCAAACTTCTCGAGGCCCAGCGCCTGCGCATGCGCACCGAGTACGACCTGGAGATGATCGAGCAGGTCGGCTTCTGCTCGGGCATCGAGAACTACTCCCGCCATATGGACGGCCGCGAGGCGGGATCGTCCCCCGCGACACTCATCGACTACTTCCCCGAGGACTTCCTCACCATCATCGACGAGTCGCACGTCACCGTCCCGCAGATCGGCGGCATGTACGAGGGCGACATGTCCCGTAAGCGAAACCTCGTCGAGCACGGCTTCCGCCTGCCCTCGGCAATGGACAACCGCCCGCTGACCTTCTCCGAGTTCGAGGAGCGCGTCGGACAGACCGTCTACCTCTCCGCGACCCCGGGCAACTACGAGCTCGCGGCCTCCGGCGGCGAATTCGTCGAGCAGGTCATCCGCCCCACGGGGCTCGTCGACCCCAAGGTGACCGTCAAACCCACCAAGGGCCAGATCGACGATCTTATCGACGAGATCCGCACCCGCACCGCCAGGGACGAGCGAGTTCTGGTCACTACCCTCACCAAGAGAATGTCGGAGGATCTCACTGACTACCTCCTGGAGAACGGGATCCGCGTGCGGTACCTGCATTCCGACGTGGACACGCTCCAGCGTGTGGAGCTGCTGCGTCAGCTGCGCCTCGGTGAGTACGACGTGCTCGTGGGCATCAACCTGCTGCGCGAGGGCCTCGACCTCCCGGAGGTCTCGCTCGTGGCCATCCTCGACGCCGACAAGGAGGGGTTCCTGCGCTCGACCACGGCGCTGATCCAGACCATCGGCCGTGCCGCCCGAAACGTCTCCGGCGAGGTGATCATGTACGCCGACAAGATCACCGACTCCATGCGCAACGCGCTCGACGAGACGGACCGCAGGCGGGAGAAGCAGATCGCCTACAACAAGGAACACGGCATCGACCCGCAGCCGCTGCGCAAGAAGATCGCCGACATTC
This sequence is a window from Corynebacterium doosanense CAU 212 = DSM 45436. Protein-coding genes within it:
- a CDS encoding class I SAM-dependent methyltransferase: MNEHSVGDVHRRHWDADASRYHEEHASYLDGFHWCPEMLSESEARLLGDTSGASVLELGCGSASCATWLAADGAGFVTGFDISREMLSRSATSGAALVQADVQAMPYRDSAFDVVFSAFGALPFVPDVAAVLADVARVLRPGGRLVFSVNHPMRWVFPDDPGPAGLLAQLSYFEREYLEYSDDGTLTYAEYHRTFGDWVQALTGAGFLLDRVIEPEWPEHLTQSWGQWSPLRGRIFPGSVIFSATLSD
- the rpsA gene encoding 30S ribosomal protein S1, whose product is MPTSNAPQVAINDIGTAEDFLAAIDATIKYFNDGDIVTGSVVKVDHDEVLLDIGYKTEGVIPSRELSIKHDVNPDEVVQVGDEVDALVMTKEDKEGRLILSKKRAQYERAWGRIEELQEKDEPVTGTVIEVVKGGLILDIGLRGFLPASLVEMRRVRDLEPYIGQEIEAKIIELDKHRNNVVLSRRAYLEQTQSEVRSEFLHQLQKGQVRKGVVSSIVNFGAFVDLGGVDGLVHVSELSWKHIDHPSEVVTVGDEVTVEVLDVDLDRERVSLSLKATQEDPWRVFARTHAVGQIVPGKVTKLVPFGAFVRVEEGIEGLVHISELAQRHVDVPDQVVGVNEEVMVKVIDIDLDRRRISLSLKQADEDFTEEFDPSRYGMADSYDEQGNYIFPEGFDAETNEWMEGFDEQRAAWEGRYAEAERRHQAHAAQIERHRVAAEEAAEQTANYSSDSAEDAEGESTGTTQPAEEPQGGSLASDEQLAKLREKLAGN
- the coaE gene encoding dephospho-CoA kinase; translated protein: MKKIGLTGGIGSGKSTVAKQLAAAGFPVVDADQLAREIVEQGQPALARLVEAFGDEILAADGSLNRAALAERAFSSQEGTDTLNSITHPAIRALTDQRFAEAEEAGVEAVIYDMPLLVDLGLDKGMDFVVVVSASEDVRIQRLAASRGVDEADARRRMAAQIDEATRNAAADVVIDNNGGLDELGPQVDLLIEKISSWEPRPS
- the polA gene encoding DNA polymerase I, with the protein product MSDTKRLLLIDGHSMAFRAFYALPAENFSTTGGQHTNAVYGFLSMLANIIAEEQPDHVGVAFDVGRKTFRTEMFPEYKAQREAAPPEFKGQVTIIDEVLQTLGITTMSVENYEADDIIATLVTAAKQSDYEILIVTGDRDYLQLVDDSTTVLYPMRGVSTLHRFTPAAVEEKYGLTPQQYPEFAALRGDPSDNLPNIPGVGEKTATKWIQEYGTLDELIAHADDIKGKAGDSFRERIDQVKMNRTLTAMVTDMELAVGPDDLDLKPAKVSEIAERFDELEFGTNLRERILSAVPTDNSSPAEAVVELGDVVIDEGPLDEWLEPRSGQGLALYVTGNAQPARGDTTAMGIVDKQRHAVAVELAELSPDEEKALAAWLSSADPKYLHGAKAVFHMLAGRGFELAGIAHDTAIAAYLLRPGQRTYELGDVYQRHLQRQRSEPDGQMSLMGDTSLTDSAAAILELAEELTRQLQDIDSFELYRDLELPLVDILARMEAAGIAADVTVLEDQLKTFTQQVADVEEHARGLVEKPDLNLSSPKQLQEVLFEQLGLPKTKKTKTGYSTAAKEVEQLAVKHPHPFLDDLLAHREYQKMKSTLEGLIKTVLDDGRIHTTFNQTVASTGRLSSTEPNLQNIPVRTEAGRRIRSAFTVGEGYECLLTADYSQIEMRVMAHVSQDPGLIEAYKEGEDLHNFVGSRVFDVPIDQVTPELRRRVKAMSYGLAYGLSAFGLSQQLDIPAGDAKAIMENYFERFGGVRDYLTAVVEQARKDGYTSTVFGRRRYLPELNSDNRIARENAERAALNAPIQGTAADIIKVAMIRVEREFRAQDVKSRVLLQVHDELVVEVAPGELEKVTAIVEKEMDGAITLRVPLEVSAGTGQNWDEAAH
- a CDS encoding DUF2786 domain-containing protein, which translates into the protein MARGQESIKDKVRKLLNQAADQEGTPEAALFYGKAFSLMARHGFDERDLGRDGAQRGMQRLDTDFSGSYSDMQMNLLNTLAHALHCVAVASRRPRAVGVVSGSVFGLRPHVERVELLFTLLNPMMAGLSTGAGNTVAQRRSFMAGFAAETGRRLTEAEAEVGREHQGYGLALIDDREQARSFMEESVDGVANHRRRARLDADAYTRGASAARRADLGQTRLAGSRGLPQAG
- a CDS encoding glucose PTS transporter subunit IIA, giving the protein MASKIQGTAQHIVDNLGGADNIASLTHCATRLRFQVRDQSAVDQAALDSDPAVLGVVPQGSTGMQVIMGGGVADYYQAINGLDSMQGLADGESRPASGKKEYGGVRSRFGWVDYAFEFLSDTFRPVLWALLGASLIITGLVLADTLGFQEFRAPLEEQPPTYQFLHAMWRSVFYFLPIFVGATAAKKLGANEWVGAAIPAALFTPEFAGMKETAREIPTAIEGQYTYVTDVFGLPMVIQDYGGQVFPPIFAAILLFFLEKLLKKIFPAAVHMVFVPFISLLIMIPLTAFVVGPFGLGIGNGIAHMLSAINDFSPFILAVVIPLLYPFLVPLGLHWPLNAIMLVNITNLGYDFIQGPMGAWNFACFGVVAGVLILSAREKNRPMQQVATGGLLAGLLGGISEPSLYGILLRFRNSYARLLPGCLVGGIIMGFFNVEAYAFVFTSLLTIPAMSPALGYTIGIAAAFFTSMILVLVFDYRSAAEKEEVRARIAAEREAANEAEDERIDAAAPAPAMATGVVTELTAPLEGRAIDISEVPDEAFASGALGKGIAIEPTGDTVVAPADGKVLTIQKTGHAVGLRLDNGIDLLIHVGIDTVKMAGEGFTTHVEKKQQVKSGDPLITFDREAIKAAGYPAVTLVLVSNTKKFADVLPVPAEHVNLGTPVISVTAKQEAAAPADA